In Candidatus Kaistella beijingensis, a genomic segment contains:
- a CDS encoding polysaccharide deacetylase family protein, translating to MILLSFNITNNEKKFKNNFSIDDEKILEITVDNTEAILRILENHNILVSFFIEVSLAEKTQLLIKKIISKGHEIAFYNEFSTLLEIESAKIKTEKFTGKLIRGFRQQDAQFSESAIKSLGFNYISNIDNANILFPFKRLERSTEIIEKNGISIIPESISPYSQIPYNDFVFQIAPLTYYKNMVFETIKKDDFVLIYLNSWQFTDFDKFGFKIPFYRKYNYGRKMEDKLESFLSWINENELATSRVKDFIF from the coding sequence ATGATTTTACTGAGTTTCAACATTACCAATAACGAGAAGAAATTTAAAAATAACTTCTCTATTGATGATGAAAAGATTCTCGAAATTACGGTAGACAACACGGAAGCGATTCTGCGGATTCTAGAAAACCACAATATTTTGGTTAGTTTTTTCATTGAAGTTTCACTGGCAGAAAAAACGCAACTTCTAATAAAGAAAATCATTTCAAAAGGTCATGAAATCGCTTTTTATAACGAGTTTTCCACTTTACTTGAAATTGAAAGCGCAAAAATCAAGACCGAAAAATTCACTGGAAAACTTATTCGCGGTTTCCGGCAACAAGATGCTCAATTTTCAGAGAGTGCAATCAAGAGTTTGGGATTCAATTACATTTCAAACATCGATAATGCCAATATTCTTTTTCCGTTTAAAAGATTAGAAAGAAGCACGGAAATTATTGAAAAAAATGGCATCAGTATTATCCCTGAAAGCATTTCTCCCTATTCCCAAATTCCTTATAATGACTTTGTTTTTCAAATAGCACCGTTGACGTATTATAAGAATATGGTTTTTGAAACCATTAAGAAGGATGATTTTGTTCTTATTTATTTAAATTCCTGGCAGTTTACCGATTTTGATAAGTTCGGGTTTAAAATCCCTTTTTACCGAAAGTACAATTACGGACGAAAAATGGAGGATAAACTCGAAAGTTTTTTAAGTTGGATCAATGAAAATGAATTGGCGACTTCCAGGGTGAAAGATTTCATCTTTTGA